Proteins from a single region of Rhipicephalus sanguineus isolate Rsan-2018 chromosome 5, BIME_Rsan_1.4, whole genome shotgun sequence:
- the LOC125758657 gene encoding uncharacterized protein LOC125758657: MDLAGSATNPTGPDAQEDARPSGAAVAAIQHVNLPPFWPNSPSTWFLQVEAHFRLRQITSQQTRYWHLVSCLPQDVADYLADILASPHPSHPYDTLKAAIISRKSESEHSRLQQLITATELGDRRPSQLLRRMRQLLGGPSAPQEEKLLRELFLQRLPKSMVPVLVAAGDVPVDTLAEMADRVADYSRAHSLNAVTTPPPATAADPALASIENRLDALVRRLDGFVPAHRRPSSRFQIPTSPRSPELRPTDAPRDVSSSTVCCSVSRSRGHGFKFAEGNAGHLV; encoded by the coding sequence atggatctcgccggctctgccaccaatcctaccggtcctgacgcccaagaagacgccagacctagcggtgctgcggtcgctgcgatccaacatgtcaacctgccaccattttggcccaacagccccagcacatggtttctgcaggtcgaggcgcacttccgtctacggcaaatcaccagccaacagaccAGGTACTGGCATCTGGTGTCCTGCTTACCTCAGGACGTAGCCGACTActtagctgatattttagcgtcgccgcacccgagccatccctacgacacgttgaaggcagctatcatttcccgcaagtctgagtccgaacacagcagactccaacagctcataacggccacagagctcggtgaccgtcgcccatcacagctcctgcgacgcatgcgccagctccttggcggcccctccgcccctcaagaggagaagctgttgcgtgagttgttcctccagcgcttACCGAAGAGCATGGTACCGGTCCTCGTGGCTGCAGGAGATGTCCCAGTAGACAcactcgctgaaatggctgaccgagtggcggactactcgcgggcacatagcctcaacgccgttaccacaccgccaccggccaccgctgcagacccggcgctcgcgagcatcgagaaccgtttggacgcccttgtcagGCGCCTCGATGGCTTTGTACCTGCACATCGTCGACCGTCATCCAGGTTCCAGATACCCACGTCCCCACGTTCTCCGGAACTTCGGCCAACCGACGCGCCGCGGGACGTCTCATCCTCAaccgtgtgctg